A genomic region of Persephonella marina EX-H1 contains the following coding sequences:
- a CDS encoding cytochrome c3 family protein: MGRLIGFIGLLLFFSSLTVYGKEDKVIRIPLHLKTESKDPIEIIQPYDNSIHYEDTASIVIKIDQKRVKKIEVITTYQIFKLDAEETLLYKDKKRKEVHHIKIKKDRDTYCKSINLRYGKNLIQVIGYTKDGKKVKKVVEIYLASPVLRAYKYPPPKYKEIFFHKDENEIVCVECHDMTVNEIKGVAFEDVTKSNCYPCHKKLMTKYEYKHAPARNWLCATTCHTGKTGRLNKRLEGKSKYVYPEPQGELCYTCHKKKLKEWDEKKFHHDPVVAGMCDKCHNPHASPYRYFLRKPVWYLCTTCHEDKILRGHIAFTFLGKPHPTKGYKDPSDPKQERELSCISCHEPHSSDNNYMLVKEFKTLCNMCHKK; the protein is encoded by the coding sequence ATGGGAAGATTAATTGGATTTATAGGACTGCTTTTATTTTTTTCGAGCTTAACCGTATACGGTAAGGAGGATAAGGTTATACGTATTCCATTACATTTAAAGACAGAAAGTAAGGATCCTATAGAGATAATACAGCCGTACGACAACAGTATCCATTATGAGGATACCGCCTCAATAGTAATAAAGATTGATCAGAAAAGGGTTAAGAAGATAGAGGTTATAACAACATACCAGATATTCAAACTTGATGCTGAGGAAACTCTTCTATACAAAGACAAAAAAAGAAAAGAGGTACATCATATAAAGATAAAGAAAGACAGGGATACTTACTGTAAAAGTATAAACCTCAGATATGGGAAAAATCTCATTCAGGTTATCGGATATACAAAAGACGGTAAAAAGGTAAAGAAGGTTGTAGAGATATATCTTGCATCTCCTGTTCTCAGAGCATACAAATATCCACCTCCCAAGTATAAGGAGATCTTCTTCCACAAGGATGAGAATGAGATAGTATGTGTAGAGTGTCATGATATGACAGTTAATGAGATAAAAGGTGTTGCTTTTGAAGATGTTACAAAATCTAACTGTTATCCCTGTCATAAAAAGTTGATGACGAAATATGAGTACAAACATGCACCTGCAAGAAACTGGCTGTGTGCAACAACCTGTCATACAGGAAAAACAGGAAGGTTAAATAAAAGGCTTGAAGGAAAATCTAAGTATGTGTATCCTGAACCTCAGGGTGAACTGTGTTATACTTGTCATAAGAAAAAACTTAAAGAGTGGGATGAGAAGAAATTCCATCACGATCCTGTAGTTGCCGGTATGTGTGACAAATGCCATAATCCACATGCTTCACCTTATAGGTACTTTTTGAGAAAACCTGTATGGTACCTCTGTACAACATGCCATGAGGATAAAATTTTAAGAGGCCATATCGCATTTACATTTCTTGGGAAACCTCACCCTACAAAAGGATATAAGGATCCTTCTGATCCTAAACAGGAGAGGGAACTGTCCTGTATAAGCTGTCATGAACCGCATTCATCAGATAATAACTATATGCTTGTAAAAGAGTTTAAAACATTGTGTAATATGTGTCATAAGAAGTAA
- a CDS encoding cytochrome c3 family protein codes for MTRLLVILLVFVIFSASNAIEILSPLDKDIYQEEFASVSVRLSQDEVKKGSHILINVNGAREYKIKISKDRDTFCKSVKIRPGENKIKVIYYSSDGIEGEKEVSVFLYSPIYKEAEEPPYIYEEVAFHQKENENKCSKCHDMRSLKPEVIPPSPESSPCYSCHKVLTSRARVHAPSANYVCNYCHIDEGKSYERYETPFPIADTCFSCHEFRKKVWWNKKYIHGPTSTGQCNICHNPHSSDNLFFVKKPIWNLCTSCHSEKASGVHVVAGFVYGKSHPTKGRPDPSRPGRELVCSSCHNPHGSNYKFFFNNDYTGDRYICLMCHKK; via the coding sequence ATGACAAGACTTTTAGTTATTTTACTGGTATTTGTGATTTTTTCAGCATCTAATGCGATTGAGATTTTATCGCCTTTAGATAAGGATATATATCAGGAGGAGTTTGCCTCCGTATCTGTCAGACTCTCACAGGATGAGGTAAAAAAAGGTTCCCATATATTAATAAATGTAAATGGTGCGAGGGAGTACAAAATAAAGATAAGTAAAGACAGAGATACTTTCTGTAAATCTGTGAAGATAAGACCTGGAGAGAACAAAATAAAGGTGATCTATTATTCATCAGATGGTATTGAGGGGGAGAAAGAGGTATCCGTCTTTCTCTATTCTCCGATATATAAAGAAGCTGAAGAACCACCTTACATTTATGAGGAAGTAGCTTTTCATCAAAAAGAGAATGAGAATAAATGTTCAAAATGTCATGATATGCGTTCTCTGAAACCTGAGGTGATTCCACCATCCCCTGAATCTTCACCATGTTACAGCTGTCATAAGGTTTTAACATCAAGAGCCAGAGTGCATGCTCCTTCTGCAAACTATGTTTGTAATTACTGCCATATTGATGAAGGTAAAAGTTATGAAAGGTATGAGACACCATTTCCTATAGCTGATACATGTTTTTCCTGTCATGAGTTTAGAAAGAAAGTATGGTGGAATAAAAAGTATATTCACGGCCCAACATCAACAGGTCAGTGTAATATATGCCATAACCCCCACTCATCAGATAATCTGTTTTTTGTTAAAAAGCCTATATGGAATCTATGTACATCCTGCCACAGTGAGAAAGCATCGGGTGTTCACGTTGTTGCCGGCTTTGTTTACGGAAAGTCACATCCAACTAAAGGAAGACCGGATCCATCCAGACCTGGAAGAGAGCTGGTATGTTCAAGCTGTCATAATCCCCATGGGTCAAACTACAAATTCTTTTTCAACAACGATTATACAGGTGACAGGTATATATGTCTGATGTGTCATAAAAAATAA